GAAGGGGTGCGGTCTCCGACTGGATGGACCGTCCGCTTCCGAAGCCGACGCCACATTCCTCGTCGAGAGCCTCGAGGAGGGGGATCTCACGATCGGAATAGCGTTCCGTGAACGCCTTCTTGAAGGACTCGAACGGATCGTTGGGCGCTCCTCCAAAGAGGCGTTCCAGCGCGGACGCGACCCGGGCGATCTCATCGAGAATCGACTCGGAGAGCGTGAGCGTCTCCGGAGGCTTTGCCATGTCGACCTGGAACAGCCGGTCGATGTTGGCGTCCGCCGGGAGGGGTTTGAGGACATCCGCGATTTCCCGATAGGTACCAGGTTCCGCCCCGACTCCGCCGGCGTCCATCGCCGTGAGGCGGGAACGAACCGAGGCGAGCACGTCGCGCACGTCCTGAAGGTCGGAGGTGCGGGCCAGCTGCGTCTCCAGATCCTCCATCGGGTCGCCAGCCGTCACGGCTGGGGCGAGGTCCGGTTCCAGGACCTGGCCCTGGATCAGCTCGTCGACGTAGAGACGCGCTTCTTCAATGGTGATCCCATCGCGCGCCAGGGCGCTCGCCAGCTCCTCGAAGGTCACGCCCTCGGCGGAGCGGTCGAGCACTTCCTTCAAGCTCTCGTCGAGGTCGGCGGAGACAAGGAAGTAGCTTCGGGCACGCTTTCCCGGCCGGTGCTCCACGTAACGGGCACGTCCGGCGGTGACGTAGAGCGTCGAGTTGCGTCGGTACCGGACGGTGTGGCGAACCCGCGCGTCCTTCATGAGACCGTCCACGAGCATCGCGAGATATCCCATGTCGATCCGGGTGTATCGGCGATATCGCGATCTCGGGGCCAAACGGAGCTCGGTCCGGTCGGAGAAGGTGCCGACCGAGACGCCGGCGAAGAGCCCGAACGGGGTGCACCTCCCCGCCATCCGCATGAGGTATTTCGTCAGGCTCGCGTCGAGACGATCGCGCTTGTCGATGTCCTTCGTGGCGCCATCCCGACGGAGCGCCTCCTCGACCGCGGGCGACGCGACGAACAGAGCGTCGCGAAGATCCGGGGCGTCGAAGAAGCCGCGCAGCCTGCCGCGCAGCTCGTCCTCAGTCGGCGTCCCGCTTCCCCACGTCTGCAGGAACTCCAGAGGGAGGAGCGGGGTCCGGAGCGCGAAGAAACCCGAGTGGGTGAACTTGCGTTCGCTCATATCGCACCTTCCATCTGGAGCTGGAACAATTCGTGGTACGCGCCTCCCAGCCGCATCAGCTCCTCGTGTGTTCCGCGCTCGATCACCTCGCCGCGCCGGAGCACGAGGATCAGATCCGCTTCCCGAATCGTGCTGAGCCGGTGCGCCATGACGATCTGGGTGCATGGGACACGTCGCAGGTTCTCGATGATCCGTGCCTCCGTAGCGGCGTCAAGGTGGCTCGTCGCTTCATCCATCACGAGCACGCTCGGCTTCATGATCAACGCACGGGCCAGCGCGATTCGCTGTCGCTGCCCGCCCGCGATCGAGCCGTCTCCCTCCGAGAGTCTCGTGTCGTACCCCATGGCCATGCCGACGATGTCATCGTGGATCTCCGCCTGGCGTGCCGCGCCCTCCACCTCCTCCAGGTCGGCGTCGGGCCGGGCCAGCGCGATGTTCTGCCGCACCGATCCCGAGAAGAGGAACATCGTCTGCGGAACGTAGGCGATCTGACGGCGCATGGAGCTGAGATCGAAGGAGGCCGGGTCGAACCCGTCCACTCGGATCGATCCGGTCGTCGGGCGGTACAGCTGGACCAGCAGCCTTGCCAGGGTCGACTTCCCGGAGCCGCTCGGACCGACGATGGCGACGCGACCGTGCGCCGGGATCCGAATGGATACGTCACGGAGCACCCACGGGCTCGCATCCGAATGGCGGAACCAGACGTGGTCGAGCTCGATGGCTCCGGTGAGCTTCGGAGCGGTCGGCCCCGCGTCCTTCTCCTGCTCCGGCTTCTCCGCGAGGACGTCTTCGACGCGCTCGATGTAGCTCCCCATGGTTAGGAGCTGGAGCCCGCTCGAGACGAGGCTGGAGAGCGGTCCAAGGAATCCGGCTGCGAGCGCGTTCACGGCGAGCATCGTCCCGAGGGTCAGATCTCCTTGGAGCACCAGATAGGTGCCATACCCCAGCAGCAGGAGCGGCGATCCGAGTCCGACTGCGGCGAGCGACGCGTCGACGAGCGCCGAGAGGCGCCCCTGCCGGATCGAGATGTTCATCACCTCGTAGTAGAGATTCGACCAGAGGTCGAGCGCTCGCCGTTCCACGCCAGATGCTTTCAGCACCTCGATTCCGTGGAGCATCTGGACCTGGTAGCTCGATGCGTCCGCTCCCGCGCGCAGGCTCTCCGCCATCAGCTCCTGATAGCGACGACGCGTCGCGA
The sequence above is a segment of the Candidatus Eisenbacteria bacterium genome. Coding sequences within it:
- a CDS encoding peptidase domain-containing ABC transporter, giving the protein MIELREEPKEDDAPPPGVSAKRRSIPYVQQMQTTDCGAACLAMVLRSWKRHESLTEVRDRLGGARGGVSAQQILEAAQSYGMRGRVARIELEELECLDSGAILHWGMDHFVVLHHVARGSLYVVDPRLGRRRVPWKEVGRKFTGVAVLLEPTEAFETRRRSNSRILEYLRTMLTHSGTFGRAILLAVLLQGAALTLPLMTGTIVDRVVPEHDFALLRSILFGIVFVGVFSFLTTTVRSLLLMYLRTQLDLKLTMDFVDHLMRLPFSFFQNRQTGDLMMRLGSNSQIRSILTSTLLSGLLDSFMVVTYLILLTVVNWRFAIAVLVLGALRIAIFLATRRRYQELMAESLRAGADASSYQVQMLHGIEVLKASGVERRALDLWSNLYYEVMNISIRQGRLSALVDASLAAVGLGSPLLLLGYGTYLVLQGDLTLGTMLAVNALAAGFLGPLSSLVSSGLQLLTMGSYIERVEDVLAEKPEQEKDAGPTAPKLTGAIELDHVWFRHSDASPWVLRDVSIRIPAHGRVAIVGPSGSGKSTLARLLVQLYRPTTGSIRVDGFDPASFDLSSMRRQIAYVPQTMFLFSGSVRQNIALARPDADLEEVEGAARQAEIHDDIVGMAMGYDTRLSEGDGSIAGGQRQRIALARALIMKPSVLVMDEATSHLDAATEARIIENLRRVPCTQIVMAHRLSTIREADLILVLRRGEVIERGTHEELMRLGGAYHELFQLQMEGAI